A window of the Dasypus novemcinctus isolate mDasNov1 chromosome 15, mDasNov1.1.hap2, whole genome shotgun sequence genome harbors these coding sequences:
- the ERICH6B gene encoding glutamate-rich protein 6B has translation MILTKKADLEAKTKGFPSPVSSEEEEQDELDDIDVLEGEVFNDEILSNTSYQKIFKRMIKEMAIRSELEGDIDEPLIGYLETETRKKLGILFKKNFEKYKEAVIWIMRKREKTPAFTFCLRKQPSLIEEAEPAEEVKAAQRVARRRRKVVLDTEWIRREAKVHRGDGKLILYPNECVFQVLFPDGTGQIHYPSGNLAMLIFETNINSFTYIILEDSKQKELRALITNSGHATFYDENRDIWLSLSRNLGYYFAHGRSQKAWNWWDLDLHVHAPPFQPITLEINQYIKVFIESQDKIFLRFTAHRQKQICLNLGTKFKFIPPETLKEMKKREVLAADFRPAARRIHILLGRMRRLLRGLSAADLEDFVESAQAWPHARRESPRVGARSPCDP, from the exons ATGATTCTGACCAAGAAGGCTGATTTGGAAG CAAAAACCAAGGGATTTCCTTCTCCGGTGAGCTCTGAGGAAGAGGAACAAGACGAGCTTGATGACATTGACGTACTGGAGGGCGAGGTCTTCAATGATGAA ATTTTGAGCAACACCTCCTACCAGAAAATATTTAAGAGGATGATCAAAGAAATGGCGATTCGCAGTGAACTGGAAGGAGACATTGACGAGCCCCTGATTGGGTATCTGGAGACTGAAACCAGGAAGAAGCTGGGGATTCT GTTTaagaaaaactttgaaaaatacaAGGAAGCAGTTATCTGGATTATGAGGAAACGTGAAA AGACGCCTGCTTTCACGTTTTGTTTACGCAAACAACCGTCGCTCATTGAGGAGGCTGAGCCTGCAGAGGAAGTCAAAGCAGCTCAACGTGTTGCTCGTCGTAGGAGGAAAGTAGTACTGGATACAGAATGGATAAGGAGGGAGGCTAAG gtGCATCGCGGTGATGGAAAATTAATTCTCTACCCCAACGAATGTGTCTTCCAAGTTCTCTTTCCTGATGGAACAGGTCAAATACA TTACCCGTCAGGAAACCTGGCTATGCTTATCTTTGaaacaaatattaactcattcaCATACATCATTCTGGAAGACAGTAAACAAAAGGAGTTACGAGCCCTAATCACCAACTCTGGGCATGCCACCTTCTACGATGAAAACAGAGATATCTG GTTGAGTCTGAGCCGCAACCTGGGCTACTACTTTGCCCACGGCAGAAGCCAGAAGGCCTGGAACTGGTGGGATCTGGACCTCCACGTCCATGCACCTCCGTTCCAGCCCATCACCTTGGAAATCAACCAGTACATCAAGGTATTTATCGAGAGCCAAGATAAGATCTTCCTCCGCTTCACCGCCCACCGACAGAAGCAGATTTGCTTGAACCTGGGCACCAAGTTCAAG TTCATACCCCCGGAGACGCTGAAGGAAATGAAGAAGAGAGAGGTCCTGGCGGCGGACTTCCGCCCGGCGGCGCGGAGGATCCACATCCTACTAGGGCGCATGCGCCGCCTGCTGCGCGGCCTGAGCGCCGCCGACCTCGAGGACTTCGTGGAGTCTGCGCAGGCGTGGCCGCACGCGCGCCGGGAGTCCCCGCGCGTCGGAGCCAGGAGCCCTTGCGACCCGTGA